A single genomic interval of Daucus carota subsp. sativus chromosome 1, DH1 v3.0, whole genome shotgun sequence harbors:
- the LOC108222827 gene encoding ABC transporter G family member 36-like, with protein sequence MLPHSLLSTILQSIHDLPMETESIILAESSLHWSQIPLHNFHRFDVWRTRQDLFNSMGSMYSAVVFIGIQNTIIVQPVVAVERTVFYRERAAGMYSSIAYALAQVVVEVPHVLVQTVVYGAIVYSMIGFEWSGAKFFWYLLFMFATLLYYTFYGMMTVALTPNLSLATILAGSLFGIWNLFSGFVIPVTPCSVEMVLLGMPCSVEPVWNAGFAIW encoded by the exons ATGCTTCCCCACTCACTACTCTCAACCATTCTGCAATCAATTCATGACTTGCCTATGGAAACAGAGAGCATCATACTGGCGGAATCCTCCCTACACTGGAGTCAGATTCCTCTTCACAACTTTCATCGCTTTGATGTTTG GAGAACTCGACAGGATCTCTTCAATTCGATGGGGTCTATGTATTCTGCAGTCGTGTTCATTGGAATCCAAAATACCATAATTGTGCAGCCAGTAGTGGCTGTGGAGCGAACAGTGTTTTACAGAGAAAGAGCTGCTGGAATGTACTCGTCCATTGCATACGCGTTGGCTCAG GTTGTGGTAGAAGTACCACACGTTCTTGTGCAGACGGTGGTATATGGTGCTATAGTCTACTCAATGATCGGATTTGAATGGAGTGGAGCAAAATTCTTCTGGTACCTGTTGTTCATGTTTGCCACTTTGTTATACTACACCTTCTACGGCATGATGACTGTGGCTCTCACTCCCAACCTAAGCCTAGCTACTATTCTGGCGGGATCATTGTTTGGAATATGGaatttattttcaggattcgtTATCCCTGTAACA CCCTGTAGCGTGGAGATGGTATTACTGGGCATGCCCTGTAGCGTGGAGCCTGTATGGAATGCTGGCTTCGCAATATGGTGA